The Triticum aestivum cultivar Chinese Spring chromosome 7B, IWGSC CS RefSeq v2.1, whole genome shotgun sequence genome window below encodes:
- the LOC123159078 gene encoding auxin-responsive protein SAUR71 has translation MKRLLRRLSRVAAADACAAAAYQPLRPDSAAKASSTASSSSSSFFGARRLGRGARVPEGHVPVCVGEEGGPVERFAVRAELLGQPAFKALLRRAAQEYGYGHPGALRIPCAVADFRRLLIGLSDPGCQATDDDDSALYY, from the coding sequence ATGAAGCGCCTGCTCAGACGGCTGTCCCGCGTGGCCGCGGCCGACGCCTGCGCAGCCGCCGCGTACCAGCCGCTCCGGCCCGACTCCGCGGCGAAGGCCTCCTCCACGGCTTCATCTTCGTCCTCCTCGTTCTTCGGCGCGCGAAGGCTCGGCCGCGGCGCGCGGGTGCCGGAGGGGCACGTGCCGGTGTGCGTGGGCGAGGAGGGCGGCCCCGTGGAGCGCTTCGCCGTGCGGGCCGAGCTCCTGGGCCAGCCGGCGTTCAAGGCCCTGCTCCGGCGCGCCGCGCAGGAGTACGGCTACGGCCACCCGGGTGCTCTCCGGATCCCCTGCGCCGTCGCCGACTTCCGCCGCCTGCTCATCGGCCTCTCCGACCCCGGCTGCCAGGCCACCGACGACGACGACTCCGCGCTCTACTACTAG